A single window of uncultured Methanospirillum sp. DNA harbors:
- a CDS encoding aldolase → MASGEEVGAEIMRIGKRLVAEHLVGANFGNMSVRPDDDGFFITRTGSYLDDPGEPVYTPMSGEVPPTVSSEWRVHRAVFQNTRHRAIVHAHPPYAVTASLMLDEVVPLDSEGKMFCPIIPIAHGEPGTQELAEDIAECLALAPLCIARGHGTFAAGKTLEEGYLFTSLGEHACRVLSLTRSFQ, encoded by the coding sequence ATGGCATCAGGTGAAGAGGTCGGTGCAGAGATCATGAGGATTGGAAAGCGGCTTGTTGCCGAGCACCTTGTTGGTGCAAACTTTGGCAACATGAGCGTCAGACCGGATGATGACGGGTTTTTCATCACCAGAACCGGATCTTACCTTGACGATCCCGGTGAACCGGTTTATACTCCCATGTCCGGTGAGGTTCCCCCAACTGTATCCAGTGAGTGGCGTGTTCACCGGGCTGTGTTCCAGAATACGAGGCATCGGGCAATCGTTCATGCCCATCCTCCCTATGCAGTTACAGCCTCCCTCATGCTTGATGAGGTGGTTCCTCTAGACAGCGAGGGGAAGATGTTCTGCCCAATTATTCCCATCGCCCATGGTGAGCCGGGAACTCAGGAACTCGCTGAAGATATCGCAGAATGCCTTGCACTTGCGCCGCTCTGCATTGCCCGTGGGCATGGGACGTTCGCAGCAGGAAAAACCCTTGAAGAGGGGTACCTCTTCACCTCTCTTGGAGAACATGCCTGTCGGGTCCTCTCGCTCACGAGATCATTTCAGTGA
- a CDS encoding DUF2111 domain-containing protein, whose product MDHYTISADATAEDLIPICMTIHEIVGRLPVTARARNTPGVRIEEGVVVDRAYQGPILDEVLSLNKVMKVTPRAGPYKGVPVVVAPVRDASGGAIAAIGLVDITGIFDLATLMEHHTMILKQVCGKDPCPLPSEQINAKR is encoded by the coding sequence ATGGACCACTATACCATATCGGCTGATGCAACAGCCGAAGATCTCATCCCCATCTGCATGACAATCCACGAGATCGTCGGCAGACTCCCGGTGACTGCACGGGCACGAAACACTCCAGGCGTCAGGATCGAAGAGGGAGTGGTTGTTGATCGTGCATACCAGGGTCCGATTCTGGATGAGGTTCTCTCCTTAAACAAGGTCATGAAGGTGACTCCCCGGGCAGGCCCGTACAAAGGAGTGCCGGTTGTGGTTGCTCCCGTGCGGGATGCATCAGGAGGAGCCATTGCTGCCATTGGTCTCGTCGATATCACAGGCATTTTTGACCTTGCCACACTCATGGAACATCATACCATGATCCTGAAGCAGGTATGTGGGAAAGACCCATGCCCACTTCCATCAGAACAGATCAACGCCAAACGGTGA
- the npdG gene encoding NADPH-dependent F420 reductase codes for MKVGIVGGTGKIGEGMAMRLSRIYDVLVGSREPEKAQETCVSCQKYADENGLCCTVRGLSNQEVVEGADIIILAIPYKHLDTTVAGLHGLEGKIVISPINPMEKKDFFEYIPPEEGSAALHLRKILPESTRLCVAFNNIAGNRWRDIDEELEYSVAVCGDDSESKLIVMDMIDRISLLKSYDAGPLSMSPVIEGLTALVNNIAKCNCMKDVGVRFV; via the coding sequence GTGAAGGTAGGGATCGTCGGGGGAACTGGAAAGATCGGCGAGGGAATGGCCATGCGCCTTTCCCGTATTTATGACGTACTTGTAGGCTCTCGTGAACCGGAGAAGGCACAGGAGACCTGTGTGTCATGTCAGAAGTACGCCGATGAGAACGGGCTCTGCTGCACAGTCAGGGGCCTCTCTAACCAGGAGGTTGTAGAGGGAGCAGACATCATCATCCTGGCAATCCCATACAAGCATCTTGACACAACGGTGGCCGGACTTCATGGACTGGAAGGAAAGATCGTGATAAGTCCGATCAATCCTATGGAGAAGAAAGATTTCTTTGAGTACATTCCTCCAGAAGAGGGTTCTGCCGCTCTTCATCTCCGGAAAATTCTTCCAGAATCAACCCGCCTCTGCGTAGCATTCAATAATATTGCAGGAAACCGATGGCGTGACATTGACGAGGAGCTTGAGTATTCTGTGGCGGTGTGTGGTGATGATTCAGAATCCAAACTCATTGTAATGGATATGATCGATCGGATCTCTCTGCTCAAGTCATATGATGCAGGACCTCTTTCGATGTCACCTGTCATCGAAGGGCTGACAGCCTTAGTGAACAATATCGCCAAGTGCAACTGTATGAAGGACGTCGGGGTCAGATTCGTCTGA
- a CDS encoding biotin transporter BioY, with amino-acid sequence MFGDLNRATILTNSSLFVALIAVFSWISVPIPLPFFPVPVTLQTLAVLLAAAVMKRQAIIPVLLYLVLGALGLPVFHNGMAGLGVIFGPTGGYLIGFIPAVLAAGVAYEHTSREIRIVGLVLATAFIYLFGITWLILSTGMSASAALMSGMIPFLPGDLIKGVAVYLIASRLESTPQWPVLR; translated from the coding sequence ATGTTTGGCGACCTGAATCGTGCAACCATCCTGACCAATAGTTCCCTTTTTGTCGCCCTGATTGCAGTATTCTCCTGGATATCAGTACCAATTCCCCTCCCGTTCTTCCCGGTCCCGGTCACTCTCCAGACCCTGGCAGTTCTTCTAGCAGCTGCGGTGATGAAGAGGCAGGCGATCATCCCGGTGCTGTTGTACCTGGTGCTCGGAGCACTCGGTCTGCCGGTCTTTCACAACGGGATGGCTGGACTTGGTGTCATCTTCGGACCTACCGGTGGTTACCTGATTGGGTTCATTCCTGCTGTGCTTGCCGCAGGGGTTGCGTATGAGCACACATCCCGTGAGATCCGTATCGTCGGACTAGTGCTTGCAACGGCTTTCATCTACCTCTTCGGGATCACCTGGCTTATTCTCTCAACCGGGATGTCAGCATCTGCAGCCCTCATGTCAGGGATGATCCCATTCCTGCCAGGGGATCTGATCAAAGGTGTAGCAGTCTATCTGATCGCTTCACGGCTTGAATCGACACCACAATGGCCAGTCCTCCGATGA
- a CDS encoding thioredoxin domain-containing protein, whose product MGKPILIDFFAEWCGPCKRMGPIIEELKGMMGDKVEIKKLDVDQHMAEAQKYQISVVPTIIIEKDGVLVQKFQGVTDAETLASVLKPLVE is encoded by the coding sequence ATGGGAAAACCGATCCTAATCGACTTTTTTGCTGAGTGGTGCGGACCGTGTAAGAGGATGGGGCCGATCATCGAGGAACTCAAGGGCATGATGGGTGACAAGGTCGAGATCAAGAAACTTGATGTCGATCAGCACATGGCAGAAGCTCAGAAGTATCAGATCTCTGTTGTTCCAACCATTATCATTGAGAAAGACGGTGTCCTTGTTCAGAAGTTCCAGGGAGTTACCGATGCTGAAACCCTGGCATCTGTACTGAAACCACTGGTGGAGTAA
- a CDS encoding archease: MPYEEREHTADILMHVWAPDIPTLFEECGHALMGVMYRGSARPDCPYSFTVTGTDHEQLLQAFLSELLCLTETENVVFSEITVTLDDGSLTACLAGEPFDRKIHGGGTEVKGISFSGLSISRQNDEYVLDILFDV; the protein is encoded by the coding sequence ATGCCTTATGAAGAGCGTGAACATACCGCCGATATCCTGATGCACGTATGGGCACCGGATATCCCCACACTCTTTGAAGAGTGCGGGCACGCTCTGATGGGGGTTATGTACCGGGGGTCTGCCCGGCCTGACTGCCCTTACTCTTTCACGGTTACCGGTACCGATCATGAGCAACTTCTCCAGGCTTTTCTTTCAGAACTCCTCTGCCTGACCGAGACTGAAAATGTGGTCTTCTCAGAGATTACCGTGACACTGGATGACGGGTCTCTGACTGCCTGCCTGGCAGGAGAACCGTTTGACAGGAAGATTCATGGTGGAGGAACTGAAGTGAAAGGGATATCATTCAGTGGTCTTTCGATCAGCAGACAGAACGATGAATACGTACTGGATATATTATTCGATGTGTGA
- a CDS encoding preprotein translocase subunit SecD: MDIEKLKTTLKDYRVAIYLVLLIASIIIIFPHPGTDGIKTNLQFGLDLSGGSWIQLEFQSAVVTFKTSQPVDQFVTDLGKRLNSDVSLVGTDKIEIRKLVSEDELRQIFSENKTELVSYSQGVSKETADDIKRILENKINSLGTRDAKTYVITGLNGVSRYIRIEMAGVSMSQAQEIVGKQGKFEIRVVTTGNETEHVVFGDSIESVANPSQNPPNSNNWGVSFALSPEGAEEFRQAAIKYGAVKDPANHNLAMMLDGKMVYSAPLSSDLAGTLQSRASPNLVASTGAGDKGKEDARNLEIHLRNGALPVEVKIAGSGSVSPELGGQFKMWCVIAGIFALVAVGISILVRYHEPAIVLPMVLINASEVIILLAITSFFLQLDLATIAGLIAVLGTGIDQLVILTDEILHEGKVPSQNIYLKRLKRALGIIIASAATVFIAMLPLALMDLSTLRGFAVVTILGVLVGVLVTRPAYGHIIMAILSK; encoded by the coding sequence ATGGACATCGAGAAGCTCAAGACAACACTCAAGGATTACCGGGTTGCCATCTACCTCGTTCTGTTAATAGCATCCATTATCATCATCTTCCCTCATCCCGGAACAGATGGGATCAAGACAAACCTTCAGTTCGGCCTGGACCTTTCAGGAGGATCCTGGATCCAACTTGAGTTCCAGTCTGCAGTGGTGACCTTTAAGACCAGTCAGCCGGTTGATCAGTTTGTAACAGATCTTGGCAAACGGCTCAATTCTGATGTCTCACTTGTGGGCACGGATAAGATAGAGATACGTAAACTGGTATCCGAGGATGAACTCCGCCAGATATTCAGCGAGAACAAGACCGAACTGGTCTCATACAGCCAGGGTGTTTCAAAGGAAACTGCTGATGATATCAAGCGGATTCTTGAGAACAAGATCAACAGCCTTGGTACCCGCGATGCTAAGACCTACGTGATCACCGGACTGAACGGTGTCAGCAGGTACATCAGAATTGAGATGGCTGGTGTCTCGATGAGTCAGGCACAGGAGATCGTCGGTAAGCAGGGTAAGTTCGAGATCAGGGTCGTGACAACAGGCAACGAGACCGAGCACGTGGTCTTTGGGGACTCTATCGAGAGCGTTGCCAACCCGTCACAGAACCCGCCAAACAGCAACAACTGGGGTGTCTCGTTTGCACTCAGCCCTGAAGGGGCAGAAGAGTTCAGACAGGCTGCAATCAAGTATGGTGCAGTCAAGGATCCGGCAAACCACAACCTTGCCATGATGCTGGACGGTAAGATGGTCTACAGCGCTCCGCTCTCATCTGATCTCGCCGGAACACTCCAGAGCAGGGCAAGTCCGAACCTGGTCGCATCAACTGGTGCAGGAGACAAAGGAAAAGAGGATGCAAGGAACCTGGAGATTCACCTCCGTAACGGTGCACTACCGGTTGAGGTCAAGATAGCAGGTTCAGGATCGGTCTCACCAGAACTTGGTGGCCAGTTCAAGATGTGGTGTGTGATTGCAGGTATCTTTGCTCTGGTCGCAGTGGGTATCAGCATCCTGGTCAGGTACCACGAGCCTGCCATTGTGCTTCCGATGGTTCTGATCAATGCTTCAGAAGTCATCATCCTGCTGGCTATCACATCGTTCTTCCTTCAGCTCGATCTTGCAACCATCGCGGGGCTGATAGCAGTGCTTGGTACCGGTATCGATCAGTTGGTCATTCTGACCGATGAGATCCTTCACGAGGGAAAAGTTCCATCACAAAACATCTACCTGAAAAGGCTGAAACGGGCACTAGGTATCATCATCGCCTCTGCAGCAACGGTGTTTATCGCCATGCTCCCGCTTGCACTGATGGATCTCTCAACCCTGCGTGGGTTTGCCGTCGTCACCATCCTTGGTGTTCTGGTCGGAGTACTGGTCACCAGACCGGCCTACGGCCACATAATCATGGCTATCCTCTCCAAATAA
- a CDS encoding RtcB family protein, whose amino-acid sequence MINGVKRVGDLEWEVPIGFVEGMRVPGRFFLSDSLTGTLEDGAVTQLANVATMPGIIRHSLAMPDIHWGYGFPIGGVAAFDYETGVISPGGVGFDINCGVRLLTTPLTVKDITKKKEILDQLYDAVPVGVGARSSIRLSPKQLDGMMTRGSAWAVEEGFGTEEDVTHCEEGGSMKEADPSHVSQKARSRGVPQSGTLGAGNHFLEIQVASEICDPEAAKVFGVEEGQVCIMVHCGSRGLGHQVCTDHLQTLERAVEKYQIKLPDRQLACAPLTSPEGKAYFGGMAASANYAWANRQVITHQIRNVLAKCCGIDYDDIRLVYDVAHNVAKIEEHEVDGRLTKVCVHRKGATRAFGPGCPDVPNDYSKIGQPVIIPGSMGSSSYLLKGTAEAMTRTFGSTCHGAGRILSRSQAKKTIKGSQVRETLGREGIMVKAPHDGAIAEEAPGAYKSSSEVVSVVDRLGISRLVVRFEPLGVIKG is encoded by the coding sequence ATGATTAATGGTGTGAAGCGGGTCGGTGATCTCGAGTGGGAGGTTCCGATAGGATTTGTGGAAGGAATGAGAGTACCTGGCAGGTTCTTCCTCTCTGACAGCCTGACAGGAACTCTTGAGGATGGAGCGGTGACGCAACTCGCTAATGTTGCGACGATGCCGGGAATCATCAGGCATTCACTTGCGATGCCCGACATCCACTGGGGATATGGTTTTCCCATCGGCGGAGTTGCTGCGTTCGACTACGAAACCGGCGTAATATCACCGGGTGGAGTCGGGTTTGATATCAACTGTGGAGTCAGGTTGCTGACCACACCGCTCACAGTCAAGGACATCACGAAGAAGAAGGAGATCCTGGATCAACTCTACGATGCGGTTCCGGTGGGAGTAGGGGCCCGTTCCTCGATCAGGCTCTCTCCAAAGCAACTGGATGGGATGATGACCCGGGGGTCTGCCTGGGCGGTCGAGGAAGGGTTCGGAACAGAAGAGGATGTTACCCACTGTGAGGAAGGGGGCAGTATGAAAGAGGCAGATCCGTCCCATGTCTCACAAAAAGCCCGATCTCGGGGGGTTCCACAGAGCGGGACTCTGGGGGCAGGCAACCATTTCCTTGAGATCCAGGTGGCGTCTGAGATCTGCGATCCTGAAGCGGCAAAGGTCTTCGGCGTTGAAGAGGGTCAGGTCTGCATCATGGTTCATTGTGGATCACGAGGTCTTGGACACCAGGTCTGCACAGACCACCTGCAGACACTTGAACGTGCGGTGGAAAAATATCAGATCAAACTCCCGGACAGGCAGCTCGCATGTGCTCCCCTGACATCTCCTGAAGGGAAAGCATACTTCGGAGGGATGGCTGCATCTGCAAACTATGCCTGGGCAAACAGACAGGTGATCACCCACCAGATCCGAAATGTCCTGGCAAAATGTTGCGGGATTGATTACGACGATATCAGGCTTGTCTATGATGTGGCTCATAATGTGGCAAAGATAGAGGAGCACGAGGTCGACGGGAGACTGACAAAAGTTTGTGTGCACCGCAAAGGTGCGACAAGGGCATTCGGGCCCGGGTGCCCTGATGTCCCCAACGACTATTCAAAGATAGGTCAGCCGGTCATCATCCCGGGAAGTATGGGCTCCTCCTCATACCTCCTGAAGGGTACTGCGGAGGCGATGACGCGTACATTCGGCTCAACCTGTCATGGAGCAGGACGTATTCTCTCCCGATCCCAGGCAAAGAAGACGATCAAAGGCAGCCAGGTCAGGGAGACCCTCGGTCGTGAAGGGATCATGGTGAAGGCGCCTCATGACGGTGCCATTGCAGAAGAGGCACCGGGTGCATACAAGTCAAGCAGCGAGGTCGTCTCGGTTGTGGACCGGCTCGGGATCTCACGGCTCGTTGTACGGTTCGAACCACTCGGGGTCATCAAGGGATAA
- a CDS encoding biotin--[acetyl-CoA-carboxylase] ligase, with translation MYATAFKVLEILEKNDKPVPGSEISTELSISGAAVWKHINELRMIGYDIVASDDEGYLLDKSNMDFRPHVVYKHLKTKVIGRRMRYFDSIPSTIWYGKDLADQGDLEDLHGLVIIAEEQTGGYGRMGRAWVSPSGGIWITIVLTPKIPIDHLFMLTLAGAVSVARVLRKMFDIGALIKWPNDIIIGDKKVAGILLELGADGEKVKYCLVGIGIDANISIENLNEPIRHLITSISHEVNHEIDRAALLAAILKEFEARYDMITQGEYDAVIREWKNFSSTIGRRVRINTLRNSFEGEAVDIDPSGALVVRKDNGKIEKVIAGDCVHI, from the coding sequence ATGTACGCAACTGCTTTTAAAGTTCTTGAAATCCTTGAAAAGAATGACAAACCGGTGCCTGGCAGCGAGATCAGCACCGAACTCTCCATATCAGGTGCAGCGGTATGGAAGCATATCAATGAGCTCAGGATGATCGGGTACGACATCGTCGCATCTGATGACGAGGGATACCTGCTTGACAAGAGTAACATGGATTTCAGACCCCATGTGGTGTACAAACATCTGAAGACGAAGGTTATCGGCAGGAGAATGCGGTACTTCGACAGTATCCCTTCTACGATCTGGTACGGCAAGGACCTTGCCGACCAGGGCGATCTTGAAGACCTCCATGGCCTTGTCATCATCGCTGAGGAACAGACCGGGGGGTATGGAAGGATGGGCCGCGCCTGGGTCTCACCGAGTGGTGGAATCTGGATCACCATTGTGCTCACCCCGAAGATACCGATCGATCACCTCTTCATGCTCACATTAGCCGGTGCAGTATCGGTTGCACGGGTTCTGCGCAAGATGTTTGATATCGGGGCACTCATCAAGTGGCCGAACGACATCATTATCGGAGACAAGAAAGTTGCCGGAATCCTGCTTGAACTCGGTGCTGACGGTGAAAAAGTCAAATACTGCCTCGTCGGAATAGGCATAGATGCCAACATCAGCATTGAGAATCTGAATGAGCCAATCAGGCACCTGATAACCTCAATCAGCCACGAAGTGAACCATGAGATCGATCGTGCTGCTCTCCTGGCTGCAATTCTCAAGGAGTTTGAGGCACGGTATGACATGATCACCCAGGGGGAGTACGATGCTGTCATCAGGGAGTGGAAGAACTTCTCTTCAACCATCGGACGCAGAGTCAGGATAAACACGCTCAGAAACAGTTTTGAGGGAGAGGCCGTTGACATTGATCCAAGCGGGGCATTGGTAGTCCGCAAAGACAACGGCAAGATAGAGAAGGTCATTGCAGGTGACTGCGTACATATCTGA
- a CDS encoding protein translocase subunit SecF, whose translation MGFFRYDISSISPAKLCTIPMIVLALSLVIVGMTFIHTGLPIKPGMEFTGGIGVTIVTEETPDQLKVTFADYPLVNIEEGINQGKYLKFDTMSDEKVLSLNKLIESKFNGAKIDQIGSSFGKTLQDQAAFALIISFIGMSIVVFLIFRTFVPSAAVVISAFADMTMSAAVMNLLGIQLSLGTTAALLMLIGYSVDSDILLTSRVLKRQGKFDEKVHGAFITGIIMTSTAFCAVFAMWVVSWIGGIEIIHVMSQVLLIGLIFDVMNTWLTNVGILKWYASKGKSKLSSTLRGGV comes from the coding sequence ATGGGTTTTTTCAGATACGATATCAGCTCCATATCTCCAGCGAAACTCTGCACGATTCCCATGATCGTGCTCGCTCTCTCGCTGGTTATTGTGGGGATGACCTTTATCCACACCGGGCTTCCGATTAAACCCGGCATGGAATTCACTGGTGGAATCGGGGTGACTATAGTCACTGAAGAGACACCAGATCAACTCAAAGTTACATTCGCAGACTATCCTCTCGTCAATATCGAAGAGGGGATCAATCAGGGCAAGTATCTCAAGTTCGATACAATGAGTGACGAAAAAGTCCTCAGCCTGAACAAACTGATCGAGAGTAAATTCAATGGCGCTAAGATCGATCAGATCGGCTCCTCATTTGGAAAGACCCTTCAGGATCAGGCAGCCTTTGCATTGATCATCTCCTTTATCGGGATGTCAATAGTCGTCTTTTTGATCTTCCGGACGTTTGTTCCGTCAGCAGCAGTGGTTATCTCCGCATTTGCTGACATGACCATGTCGGCAGCGGTTATGAACCTCCTCGGCATTCAGCTCTCTCTTGGAACAACCGCCGCCCTCCTGATGCTTATCGGTTACTCTGTGGACAGTGATATTTTGCTGACTTCACGGGTGCTGAAACGGCAGGGCAAGTTTGATGAGAAAGTCCATGGTGCATTCATCACCGGTATCATCATGACCTCAACCGCATTCTGTGCAGTCTTTGCGATGTGGGTTGTCTCATGGATCGGAGGGATCGAGATCATCCACGTGATGTCCCAGGTTCTGCTGATCGGTCTCATCTTTGATGTGATGAACACCTGGCTGACCAATGTGGGTATCCTGAAGTGGTATGCCTCAAAAGGAAAGAGCAAGCTCTCTTCAACCCTCCGTGGAGGTGTGTAA
- a CDS encoding type II/IV secretion system ATPase subunit: MALKIKIGKGKAASGRESQSQDTSSGQGEISVKKPQIISRLKKTGSVSGQADAAPQIPPEPVKSGIRKFPGLKKPKAAEEAGEKGEDLSGLPGTDKDKPKKTGFLSKFTAIKPQKQRDVYNPDIHGAVVDLTFVPPQGVEEIEVYPVNPPFAYIRITYNYPNHEYLYEVVEPLYTDSEKKLLDELKKGIFERVNVNTRQISREIAADLLEEMMNEVFADYAIHLDPRTYAKIHYQLHKDFLGNGMVDAIMHDPLIEDISCDGVERFLFVYHSKYESMETNLKYLDPGDLDSFVTKLAQRAGKHISVAEPMLDATMSDGSRIQMTLGTEVTAHGSTFTIRKFKEVPITPTDLVEWGTFSPLSIAFLWLAVENGKSCIFAGGTASGKTTSLNAISLFIPPLAKIVTLEDTRELKLPHANWIPSVTRESFDIAGKGEIDMYELLKAALRQRPEYLIVGEVRGKEALTLFQAMSTGHVTYSTMHADSVASAVHRLENPPISVPRNMLSALDLICVQVQARVGGQRIRRNKQIIEILDIDPRTNELITNEVFRWRQATDEITYSGKSYILEEIMEAHGWDEERISRDLMQRQEVLEWMRLHEIRDYREVSNIVVSYFRDSEGLMEQIRSGANELV; this comes from the coding sequence ATGGCGCTGAAGATCAAGATTGGCAAAGGGAAAGCGGCGTCTGGCAGAGAGAGCCAGAGCCAGGATACATCCTCTGGTCAGGGCGAAATTTCTGTCAAGAAGCCTCAGATCATCTCCCGCCTCAAAAAAACCGGATCTGTATCCGGGCAGGCAGATGCAGCACCTCAGATTCCACCTGAACCAGTGAAGTCAGGTATCAGGAAGTTTCCTGGTCTGAAAAAACCAAAAGCAGCTGAAGAGGCCGGGGAGAAGGGAGAAGATCTGTCTGGCTTACCTGGTACTGATAAGGATAAACCCAAAAAAACCGGATTCCTCAGTAAATTTACAGCGATCAAGCCCCAGAAGCAGAGAGATGTATACAACCCCGATATCCACGGGGCTGTGGTTGATCTGACCTTCGTTCCACCTCAGGGTGTAGAGGAGATAGAGGTCTATCCGGTCAATCCTCCATTTGCATACATCAGGATAACCTACAACTACCCGAATCATGAGTATCTCTACGAGGTTGTCGAGCCCCTGTACACAGATTCAGAGAAGAAACTGCTTGATGAACTGAAGAAAGGAATCTTTGAACGGGTAAACGTGAACACCCGGCAGATCTCCCGTGAGATTGCAGCAGATCTTCTTGAAGAGATGATGAACGAAGTCTTTGCAGACTACGCAATTCACCTTGACCCAAGGACGTATGCAAAGATCCACTATCAGTTGCACAAGGACTTCCTTGGCAACGGGATGGTGGATGCGATCATGCACGACCCGCTGATAGAGGATATCTCCTGCGATGGGGTCGAGCGTTTTCTGTTTGTATACCACTCGAAGTACGAGTCAATGGAGACAAATCTGAAATACCTTGATCCCGGTGATCTCGATTCATTTGTCACAAAACTTGCACAACGGGCGGGAAAGCACATATCTGTTGCTGAACCGATGCTCGATGCCACGATGTCAGATGGTTCGCGTATCCAGATGACACTCGGTACGGAGGTCACTGCACACGGCTCTACGTTTACCATCCGTAAGTTCAAGGAAGTCCCCATCACCCCGACCGACCTTGTGGAGTGGGGTACCTTCTCCCCGCTCTCGATAGCTTTTCTCTGGCTCGCGGTCGAGAACGGGAAGTCATGCATCTTTGCAGGCGGGACCGCATCCGGAAAGACAACTTCTCTCAACGCGATCTCTCTTTTTATCCCTCCACTTGCGAAGATCGTCACCCTTGAAGATACCCGTGAACTCAAACTCCCCCATGCGAACTGGATTCCGAGTGTTACCAGGGAGTCGTTTGATATCGCCGGGAAAGGGGAGATCGACATGTATGAACTCCTCAAGGCTGCTCTCCGTCAGCGTCCCGAGTACCTGATTGTCGGTGAGGTCCGTGGCAAAGAAGCCCTCACTCTCTTCCAGGCGATGAGCACCGGGCATGTCACCTACTCGACGATGCACGCTGATTCTGTTGCGAGTGCAGTTCACCGTCTTGAGAACCCCCCGATATCTGTGCCCAGGAACATGCTCTCTGCTCTGGACCTGATCTGTGTGCAGGTCCAGGCCCGGGTCGGTGGCCAGCGGATCAGGCGTAATAAACAGATCATTGAGATCCTGGACATTGACCCCAGAACCAACGAACTGATCACAAACGAGGTCTTCCGCTGGCGCCAGGCGACAGATGAGATCACTTACTCAGGAAAATCATATATCCTGGAAGAGATTATGGAGGCGCATGGGTGGGATGAAGAACGGATCAGCCGGGATCTGATGCAGCGTCAGGAGGTTCTCGAATGGATGCGTCTGCATGAGATCCGTGATTACCGTGAGGTGAGCAACATCGTGGTCTCGTACTTCAGGGACTCTGAGGGACTGATGGAACAGATCCGGTCCGGTGCCAATGAACTCGTATGA
- a CDS encoding DUF2551 domain-containing protein: MTDQDKRHDIVEERLRSWLAGDEEGIRHAMLRIFLSHNDLSIQEIYDKLSLSFKTSYHSVSGMIGIVSSRIGVLKGTRSEQHRCRIYRLRDKHTPIVRRIISSRRQRAEQTTSSDTHQKHFFPHRLTCLEDV; encoded by the coding sequence ATGACAGATCAGGATAAGCGCCATGATATTGTTGAGGAGCGCCTTCGGTCCTGGCTTGCCGGGGATGAGGAGGGAATCAGGCATGCAATGCTCAGAATTTTCCTCAGTCACAACGATCTCTCGATTCAGGAGATATATGATAAACTCTCGCTCTCATTCAAGACGAGTTACCATTCAGTGTCAGGAATGATCGGTATCGTCTCATCAAGGATAGGTGTTCTCAAGGGTACCCGCAGTGAGCAACACCGGTGCCGCATCTACCGGCTTCGGGATAAACACACACCGATTGTGCGCAGGATTATCTCATCCCGAAGACAGCGAGCAGAGCAGACAACTTCTTCAGATACCCATCAGAAGCATTTTTTCCCTCACCGTCTGACCTGTCTGGAAGATGTCTGA